One Candidatus Nitronauta litoralis genomic window, CTGAGTGCGCTCCAGCCGTTCGTAAGTTGTGAACCGCTCGGAACATGCAAGACATTCGCGCCTGCGCCGAATAACCTCCCCGTTGGTGTTCATGCGGGAGTCGATTACTTTATTTTCGACATTTTCGCATTTGGGACAACGCATTTTGAGCCTGAGGTGAATTTACTCTGAACCACGAAGGAGCTTGCCCACAAGCCCTGAAGATGGCAATTTAGAATATTATAATATTAGAAACGGCTTAAACCTGCTGGGTGCTGGATGTCTCCTGGTACAGGGGAAACTGATCACACAAATCACGCACCTTATCTCGCAGGGATTGGAGGTGAGCCGGGTCGTCCTTTTTCTCCAACACGCTCAAGATCATCTCACCGATTCGCTTCATTTCCGGCTCTTTCATCCCACGGGTTGTAAGAGCCGCAGACCCAATACGAATCCCGGAAGTAACAAAGGGGCTGCGTGTTTCAAAAGGAACAGTATTCTTGTTGACGGTTATACCCGCCTGCTCAAGAGCTTCTTCTGTTTCTTTTCCCGTGAGCCCTTTCTCAGTCAGGTCCACCAGAAACACGTGGGTATCAGTGCCATTACTTACAATGTTCAAACCGCCGTCCATCAGTAATTGAGCAAGACACTGCGCGTTTTTTACTACCTGTTTCTGATACTCAACAAACTCTTCTGTAAGTGCTTCTTTAAAGGCTACCGCTTTTGCGGCAATCACATGCATCAGAGGGCCGCCCTGGATTCCTGGGAAAATGCGCTTGTTGACCATCTTCGCATATTCCTCCTTGCAAAGGATCAAGCCCCCTCGCGGACCTCTCAGGGTCTTATGGGTAGTGCTCGTCACAAAATCAGAGTGCGGTACAGGTGAAGGATAGATACCTGCAGCAACCAAGCCTGCAGGATGCGCAATATCGGTCATTATTTTTGCACCGACTTCATCCGCTATTTCCCGAAACCGTTTGGCATCGATTACCCTTGAATAAGCACTGGCACCAACCACTATCATTTTTGGACGGTGCTCCTTGGCAAGCTTTTCAACGGCATCATAATCGATCAGTCCCGTATCCCGGGAAACACCATATTGAAAAACTTTGTAAGTATAGCCGGAGAAGTTTACCGGACTACCGTGGGTCAGGTGTCCACCGTGAGACAAGTCCATCCCCAAAATCGTATCGCCTGGTTCCAGAACACTGTGATAGACCGCCATATTGGCCTGGGAGCCGGAATGTGGTTGGACGTTGGCATGTTCTGCTCCAAAAATCTGTTTGGCTCGGTCTATTGCTAGTTGCTCCGCAATATCCACAAATTCGCACCCGCCGTAGTACCTTTTTTTCGGATAACCTTCGGCATACTTATTTGTCATTACTGAGCCTTGGGCTTCCATCACTGCCGGACTGACAAAATTTTCGGATGCGATCATTTCCAAAGTGGAGTTTTCACGATCTAATTCATTTTTGATGGCCCCGGCGATTTCCGGGTCAAAATCGGATAAGAGGGACAATTTAGCCTTCTCCTTTAATAGTAGACGAGGATTCGTTCACTTCAATTTTATCGACACGCCGCTGATGCCTGCCACCCTCAAACTCGGTGGTAAGCCAGGTATTTACTATTTCTTCTGCCAATCCCTTCCCGATAACCCGCCCCCCCAAAATCAGGACATTCGCATCATTATGCGCCCGACTCATTTGAGCGGTATAAAGATCGTGGCAAAGGGCTCCCCGGATTCTGGGAAAACGGTTGACCACCATGGACATTCCAACACCGGTTCCACAAACCAGGATTCCAGCACACTCGGGGTGATCCGTCATTTTAAGGGCAAGTTTGATCCCATAATCAGGATAGTCCACTGATTGGGTGTCCTCAGGTCCCAGATCCTCAACAACAGCCCCTTTCCCCTCAAGAAAAGCCTTAACGTATTCCTTTAACTCAAACCCTGCATGGTCTGAAGAAATAATAATTTTTTTTGAATTATGACTTGCGTTCATCGGCTCTCGAGGGAAAATAAGGAGGAATAATCGTTCCCAGCACAAAAGAAGGCGTCTGGGGCCAAGTGAAGATTTAAACGAATTTTGCAAAAATTACCTGCAAAACCGAGGTAGTAAGGACCTTAGAGCGATATTATGAAAATCCCTCTACCTTGTCAACACCGGAGGGTTGAAACCGGAAATTTGAATTGAATTGGCGTTATTGAATTACGTTTCTAAAGAACATACAATAATTTTTTACCCTGAGGGCAGATTAAATATGTGGAGAAACATTTTCATTGAATCCTGCATTCTTTCCTTGCTGATTTTTGGCGGATTCTACATAAATGCCAATTTTATGAAGGCAAAAATTACTGAGTCCGGGGAACGGGCACGAAAGCAAACAGATGAAAACCAGCCATTGGTCCACATTAGTGGCCAGGGCCATAAAAACTCTCACAAAAAAGAGAAAACCCCTCATATCAGTGGGTCTAAGGCCCCTTTTCTTCCACCTTCCAAGAACAAGCAACCTCTAGGAATTGGAAGCCACTGATCCTGCCTTACCCCCTTACCTTAATTTCAAATTCCTTTTTGGATTTCCAGGTCACTTCAAATCTGGAAGGAAGAGTCGTCTTTTTATCAATTATGGCAGCTTGCAACTGTTCCAAAGTAAGGTTGTGTGCCCCTTCCATTTTGGCCCCTTTGAGGTTGGCTCCCGTGAAATTTGCTCCTTCACAATCGCTGTCTTCAAATTCAGCTTTTTCGAGCTGGGCGCCTTTGAAGTTTGCTCTGACAAGATCAGCACTGATCAAAACCACCCGCTCCATTTTGGCGTTAGTGAGATTGGCATCGGTCAACTCCGCAACACCAAAGTTGGACTGGGCAAGATTAGCTCCACAAAGTATTGCCCCTATCAATTCCGCTTCACCAAAATCAACCTGAACCATCCGTGCATTAGTAAAGTCTGTACCACTCAAAGCGGCGACCCGAAATGAACTGTGTGTAAAGTCCGCACTGACACAACTTGCCTTTTCGAGTGTAACGCTATCCAGCCGGGCTTTTGTTATGGAAGTTTTATTTAGTTTTGCACCAGTAAGGTCCGCCCTTGATACATTGCTTTCATTAAGTTTGGCTCCACTGAAATCTGCCTGAGTTGCCTTCGCATCTTTTAAATCAACCTGTGTTAAATGCGCTCCACGAAACTTCGCCTCTGTCAATTGGCAGCCCGTTAACAAGGCACCCATACAATCCGAACTTTGAAAGTTGCATTTCTTCAAACTGGACTCTGTAAAATCTGTTCTCATCAGATTGGCATCATCCAGTTTTATACCATCTAATTGCAAACGAGCTAACTCTTCTCCCATGAGGTCGTGCTTCAATTTTTCTATTCGCTTGCAGAACTCTTCTTTGGAAAGATTCTGCTTTTTGAGATCGGGTATTGATTCCCTCATTAAAAAAACCTTTCAAATGTCCATCGTCTTTTGGTTATTGGGGCATCAGGTCGAGGGAACTCCCAATTGGTTTTGATATAATTGACCCGACACAAATGGCGGTTATTCTAGCACGAACTGTCCATTGATCAGCTTTGGGGGATAGTTGTCAAAACCAGCTTTAAAGTCCCAATACCACTTAGTATAAAATTTAAGTTCCGGACCCAACCAGAAAAATATGACTTTTCCCCGAACTCCTACCGAACCCGTAAATACATCACCCTGGACCCTGCTCTTAGTCCCCGCTTACAGTTTAATTTTTCGCCCCACCCTTTTAAATATTTTTCCGGAACTTAGACTCTGGAGTGATTGGGTATTACTAGCAGCCATGGCCTTTCTTATTTTTGTACTTTTCTTTACAAAAAGAATCCTGGCATTTGGAAACGCACTAAAGCCAACCCATATCGGGCCACATCTCCTTTTAGGCCTGGGTGCTGGTGCTCTGGTGGCCCTTTCGCCACTTTTACTGAACAAGTTAATAAACGTAACTGCCTTGTCTCAGGAGCTTTTGTTTAAGGGTGCTGATCTCCGCGCTCTTGAACAACCTCCCCTTTCCATGTTGACCCTGCTCGAACTCTTTATTCTAAAGCCTGTTCTCGGACAAATAATGCTGATCGGTTTTTTTATGTCCCCCATTGCAGTACGCATAAGAACGATAAGTTTCGCCCTTGTGGCCACTCTGCTGTTTCCCGTATTCTACTGGGATTTCAGCCTGGGAATGGCCTTAATCGGTACTATTTCGGCCTTGATGTTTCGCTTCACAGGTACTTTATATTCTGGAATTTGTTTTCAGGCTTTATGTAGTCTTGCAGGAGTTTTGGTGGTCTATGTGGCACCAAAGACGATCACTCTGTTCGGTGTTTTGTTTTAAACCCTGGAAAGCTACCCGGCTTTTTTATCCTGCTTCTTGATAATCTTTTTAATTTTGGCCTTTCCCGATTTGGCTTTTGCTGCCTGCTGAGCTTCTTTTTTAGCCTTCCGCATCTCTTTATGAAGCTGCATCTGTTTGATAGCAAGGTCCCGCTGTTTCGGGTCTTCAAAGATAGCAGAAGCAATAACCCCGAATTCATATAAACCGTAAAGGGGAACACCCAGCATCAACTGAGTAATGATATCCGGTGGAGTCAGAACAGATGCTAGAACAAAACATCCTAAAAAAGCCCATTTACGATAAAGCCTCATTTTGATGGTGTTGATCACCCCAAATTTTGTAAGCAACACCATAATAAGTGGGGTCTGAAACGCGAAAGCGAATGACATGATCAATTTGGTCAGAAACGAAAAATAAAATCCGATTGTGACCTGAAAATTCCAGAAATTGACCCCGTAATTCATCAGGAACTTCAAAGCAATCGGAACGACCAGGAAATAGCAGAATGCGCCTCCGAACACAAAAAACAAGGTGCCGAAAGTCACGAACATCATCGTAATTTTCTTTTCTTTTACCTTCAGGCCAGGAGCAATAAACTGCCACAGGTGAAAAAGAATAAAGGGCATGGAAATGAACATGGAACACATGAAGGCAACCTTCATATTTGTAAAAAACGGCTCGGTGGGGGTAATAAAAGATAGTTTTCCAAACTTTTCGGGGAGGGGTTGCTCCAACCAGGCAAGAGGGATATCAATAAAATAGAAGCTGACAGCAAAAAAGATCAGGACCACGATGGTCACCTGGATCATCCGGTCTTTGGCTTCCTTCAAATGGGAAGAAATCCCAACCTTGTCCTGAAATTTTAAATCCTTGATTCCGTATCCCATTCAAAACCCCGCAGTCGGACAACAAGTATTATCCGGCCCTTGACATGAGTGGCTATATCCGCCAGAAAGAATTGACTTTAAATCCATTACCACACTTTCCAATGTCGTTTATCTTACTCAAAGGACGGGTCAAAAACAATCCCATTTACTGTAGAAAGGGTTGGTTTTCCACCCCTTGAACCGGCTCTCTGTTGATTCCATTGCACAAATGTTGGATAATGCCTACCAGAGTGGCGTTTTCCCCTTCGTTTCGTCTCTTATTAAAATGCAAAAAACCTTTTAAAAACAATGATTAAACACTTGGTTTTTCAATGAATCTTGAGATTAATGAAATATCCGGGGTTAAGGTCATCAATATCATTGAGGAAAATGCACAGGCAATAGAAACGATGGTCAATAAAGCCATTGAGGAGATTAAAGTACAAAACAAAATTCTCGTTGATGTCCAGACTACAGAAGACAATATTTTTCTAATATTTGGGAATAAGCGCGCTTGAAGGAGACCTCTTTAATTGCAAGCGGGGGTAACTCAGTTGGTAGAGTGTCAGCTTCCCAAGCTGAAGGTCGCGGGTTCGAATCCCGTCCTCCGCTCCAAAACCTTAAAAGAACAGAGCCATGCGTCTAACAAATGAAATGATCGAACGAATGTCCAAAAAAGCCACCAAAGCTCTTCTGGATGGCGGACAGGTGATTTGGGAAGATACTCCAGAAAAACTGGAAGGCATTATCAACCACGTCATCACCCAGGATTTAATGGTCGAAGACTTGCTAAATGACGAAGTGAAAACTTTACTTGAATCCCGAACAAAAGATTACGAACGGGATATGATGGATTTTAGTCGTGTCTTCCAAATGGTAAAACAAAAACTGGTACGTGAAAGGGGTCTTATTTTATAAGCTATGAAAATAAGTCGGGAAAAAGTAAATCATATAAGCAGTCTAATCGTCAAAGACCTCGCCAAACGGGAAGAATTTGACTACAAATGCGACCTCAATGAGGTCCGTTTGGAAATAGCTAAAGTAATGTTGGATGAATTGAAAACCGATGAGTTGTGCGACCAGGAAGCCAGGAAAACTGTCGCCTCCTACGCCAACAGTCCTCGCGAAGGATCTCCTGAATGGGATGTTCTTTACCACAAGCACTACGAGGAACAACTCACCAAACACGGAATGTAATTCTCTACCCGTTCCCCTGGTCCTCAGCAAGCTTTTGTGCTATTCGGAAAACTTCTTTCACGGGTAGCTTGAGCTTCGCCCCTGCCTTCTTGCAATCCTCATATTCTGGAGAAGCCTGCACTCTCTCACCCTCCAGAAAACCAAGTTTGACTTTCACAGGACATCCCTGAATTTTTACTGTGATCCATTCGCGGGCCAGAGTTTCCCGGGCCACCTCCCACCACCGAATACCAAAACTTGTCGTCTCAGTTAAAATCGCTTTTGCCAATTTATCCTTTAGCT contains:
- a CDS encoding pentapeptide repeat-containing protein; amino-acid sequence: MRESIPDLKKQNLSKEEFCKRIEKLKHDLMGEELARLQLDGIKLDDANLMRTDFTESSLKKCNFQSSDCMGALLTGCQLTEAKFRGAHLTQVDLKDAKATQADFSGAKLNESNVSRADLTGAKLNKTSITKARLDSVTLEKASCVSADFTHSSFRVAALSGTDFTNARMVQVDFGEAELIGAILCGANLAQSNFGVAELTDANLTNAKMERVVLISADLVRANFKGAQLEKAEFEDSDCEGANFTGANLKGAKMEGAHNLTLEQLQAAIIDKKTTLPSRFEVTWKSKKEFEIKVRG
- a CDS encoding serine hydroxymethyltransferase, which produces MSLLSDFDPEIAGAIKNELDRENSTLEMIASENFVSPAVMEAQGSVMTNKYAEGYPKKRYYGGCEFVDIAEQLAIDRAKQIFGAEHANVQPHSGSQANMAVYHSVLEPGDTILGMDLSHGGHLTHGSPVNFSGYTYKVFQYGVSRDTGLIDYDAVEKLAKEHRPKMIVVGASAYSRVIDAKRFREIADEVGAKIMTDIAHPAGLVAAGIYPSPVPHSDFVTSTTHKTLRGPRGGLILCKEEYAKMVNKRIFPGIQGGPLMHVIAAKAVAFKEALTEEFVEYQKQVVKNAQCLAQLLMDGGLNIVSNGTDTHVFLVDLTEKGLTGKETEEALEQAGITVNKNTVPFETRSPFVTSGIRIGSAALTTRGMKEPEMKRIGEMILSVLEKKDDPAHLQSLRDKVRDLCDQFPLYQETSSTQQV
- a CDS encoding DUF507 family protein; the protein is MRLTNEMIERMSKKATKALLDGGQVIWEDTPEKLEGIINHVITQDLMVEDLLNDEVKTLLESRTKDYERDMMDFSRVFQMVKQKLVRERGLIL
- a CDS encoding DUF507 family protein encodes the protein MKISREKVNHISSLIVKDLAKREEFDYKCDLNEVRLEIAKVMLDELKTDELCDQEARKTVASYANSPREGSPEWDVLYHKHYEEQLTKHGM
- the rpiB gene encoding ribose 5-phosphate isomerase B; amino-acid sequence: MNASHNSKKIIISSDHAGFELKEYVKAFLEGKGAVVEDLGPEDTQSVDYPDYGIKLALKMTDHPECAGILVCGTGVGMSMVVNRFPRIRGALCHDLYTAQMSRAHNDANVLILGGRVIGKGLAEEIVNTWLTTEFEGGRHQRRVDKIEVNESSSTIKGEG
- the tatC gene encoding twin-arginine translocase subunit TatC, which encodes MGYGIKDLKFQDKVGISSHLKEAKDRMIQVTIVVLIFFAVSFYFIDIPLAWLEQPLPEKFGKLSFITPTEPFFTNMKVAFMCSMFISMPFILFHLWQFIAPGLKVKEKKITMMFVTFGTLFFVFGGAFCYFLVVPIALKFLMNYGVNFWNFQVTIGFYFSFLTKLIMSFAFAFQTPLIMVLLTKFGVINTIKMRLYRKWAFLGCFVLASVLTPPDIITQLMLGVPLYGLYEFGVIASAIFEDPKQRDLAIKQMQLHKEMRKAKKEAQQAAKAKSGKAKIKKIIKKQDKKAG